The nucleotide sequence TGTGTTGTTGGTTGTAGGGAAAGTTTTGTGAAGAACTGTGATGCTAAAAGTTACATTGAAATTGATCGAAAAGGGTTTGAAACATGGAAAAACATGTCTTCCGAGGTACCAATCTTTTTTTTATCTTGGTTTTCTTGTTTTATCCATGGTTTGCTTTGATCTGTGACACGTTTGTTATGTCGTTTTAGGAAAGGCTACCGTATGTTGTTCAAGCTAAGTTGGTGAATAATGCTTATTATGAAAAACTACTTAAAGAATCTGAAGATCAAATGAGTTCTTGTGTAAGTGTTATGAAGATTGGCTGGGATTCTAAATGCTAATTtgaattattatatatttttttaagatTTACGATTTGTAAACATTTATCTTGATTTATGACACTGCGAGTAGGTCGACGAGGAGGTGAATTCTGCAGAGGTTGGGAAAATTGACAAGGTTTGTATTTGCTTATTACAATCTTAAAACTTTTataattttcttttatatatttgACTAATCTTGATCTGTACTAAAATTATTTACAGAATGATAGATTCTACAATGATGATTCTTACGATTCAGATTCTTACGGGTCGGATTCTTATTTCTACTAGAAAGGTGAGAACTTTATGTTCTGTTTATTCCTTTTAAGACTGCGCATTTGAAGCTTTTAAGTGGTCATTAAGCAATCATATGACTTATTAAAATCAACTTATTTCACCCTTAAACAAGGAGAGAAACATAAACATTAATGATTGAACACTTCTTAATGGGCCTttcataaaaagttaaaaatggtTAGAACTTTGAGCCCATTTCTCTCTAATGAGCACTTTAGGCTGACCCAGATGCATTGGGCTCATTGGCTTGAACCCTTTTGATTGACCACTTTGGTGTTTGGTCTACTGGTTTTTACAGGATGGTTCTTGATGGCACTGGCAACTGGCAAGTCATTTTGGCTATTGTATAGTATAATCAAGGAGCTAT is from Helianthus annuus cultivar XRQ/B chromosome 9, HanXRQr2.0-SUNRISE, whole genome shotgun sequence and encodes:
- the LOC110874457 gene encoding HMG1/2-like protein, yielding MAYQSRTRKRVNALRRAPDGSAFQTCGSCGVSIAIALADMHECESKRDVKKPKVEFQIEVEQRFQNEPRSEFRFFMESFVKNCDAKSYIEIDRKGFETWKNMSSEERLPYVVQAKLVNNAYYEKLLKESEDQMSSCVDEEVNSAEVGKIDKNDRFYNDDSYDSDSYGSDSYFY